A window of Auraticoccus monumenti contains these coding sequences:
- the ndk gene encoding nucleoside-diphosphate kinase: MTELPRTFVLIKPDAVRRGLVGEVLSRFERKGLTIVALKQVQVTPELADEHYAEHVERDFYPPLRTFITSGPSVAVVLAGDEVVEAVRLLNGATDGRKAAPGTIRGDLSLSNRENLVHGSDSAESAAREIALWFPELEG; the protein is encoded by the coding sequence ATGACTGAACTGCCCCGCACCTTCGTCCTGATCAAGCCCGACGCCGTGCGCCGGGGCCTCGTGGGCGAGGTGCTCAGCCGCTTCGAGCGCAAGGGGCTCACCATCGTGGCCCTCAAGCAGGTCCAGGTGACGCCCGAGCTGGCCGACGAGCACTACGCCGAGCACGTCGAGCGCGACTTCTACCCGCCGCTGCGCACCTTCATCACCTCCGGCCCGTCGGTCGCGGTGGTGCTGGCCGGTGACGAGGTGGTCGAGGCGGTGCGGCTGCTGAACGGCGCCACCGACGGCCGCAAGGCCGCCCCCGGCACCATCCGCGGCGACCTGTCGCTGTCGAACCGGGAGAACCTCGTGCACGGGTCGGACTCCGCGGAGTCCGCGGCCCGTGAGATCGCCCTCTGGTTCCCCGAGCTGGAGGGCTGA
- a CDS encoding MFS transporter, which translates to MSPTDSAPAWRRHPWLVLAALVLLALNLRPTAVAVGPVLLTLQDSLGLDGTGSGLLTALPGLCFAVFGLVAPWLARRLGLHRTVVVALLAVLVGQLVRVLVGSPAPFLGASALALAGMAVSNVLLPSLVKLHFPHRVGLVTATYTTALVTGLTLASLVTAPVAAAVGGWRPALAGWAVLALLALPLWLGMVGADRRRPADGVPLPRTSLRQVAGTRRGWVMALFFGVQSMLSYSLFGWLPSIFVGAGFSEVEGGLLLGITTGVSIPLAFLLPTWTARNPSPYSAVLVVVLCAVAGLVGLLLVPTVLPWLWAALLAVGTSAFPVFLALVGLRTETAEGTASLSAFSQGVGYLISALGPFVVGLLHDVTGGWTWPVLAMLVMVVPLTVLGLLACRPGTLEAELRTRS; encoded by the coding sequence GTGTCCCCGACCGACTCCGCCCCCGCCTGGCGGCGCCACCCGTGGCTGGTGCTGGCGGCCCTGGTGCTGCTGGCGCTGAACCTGCGGCCCACGGCTGTCGCGGTGGGTCCGGTGCTGCTCACCCTGCAGGACTCCCTGGGGTTGGACGGGACCGGGTCCGGGCTGCTGACGGCGCTGCCGGGGTTGTGCTTCGCGGTCTTCGGGCTGGTGGCGCCCTGGCTGGCCAGACGGCTGGGGCTGCACCGCACCGTGGTGGTGGCCCTGCTGGCCGTGCTGGTCGGGCAGCTGGTCCGGGTGCTCGTCGGGTCTCCCGCCCCGTTCCTGGGGGCGTCGGCGCTGGCCCTGGCCGGGATGGCGGTCTCGAACGTGCTGCTGCCCTCGCTGGTCAAGCTGCACTTCCCGCACCGGGTCGGGCTGGTCACCGCCACCTACACCACCGCCCTGGTCACCGGTCTCACCCTGGCGAGCCTGGTGACCGCCCCGGTGGCGGCGGCGGTGGGCGGGTGGCGGCCGGCGCTGGCCGGCTGGGCGGTGCTGGCGCTGCTGGCGCTGCCGCTGTGGCTGGGCATGGTCGGTGCGGACCGGCGGCGTCCGGCCGACGGGGTGCCGCTGCCCCGGACCAGCCTGCGCCAGGTGGCCGGCACCCGGCGCGGCTGGGTGATGGCCCTCTTCTTCGGGGTGCAGTCGATGCTGTCGTACTCGCTGTTCGGCTGGCTGCCCAGCATCTTCGTGGGCGCCGGCTTCAGCGAGGTCGAGGGGGGCCTGCTGCTGGGCATCACCACCGGGGTGTCGATCCCGCTGGCCTTCCTGCTGCCCACCTGGACCGCCCGCAACCCCAGCCCCTACTCGGCGGTGCTGGTGGTGGTGCTGTGCGCCGTCGCCGGGCTGGTCGGCCTGCTGCTGGTGCCGACGGTGCTGCCCTGGCTGTGGGCCGCGCTGCTCGCGGTCGGGACCTCGGCGTTCCCGGTGTTCCTGGCCCTGGTGGGTCTGCGGACCGAGACCGCGGAGGGCACCGCCTCGCTGTCGGCCTTCAGCCAGGGGGTCGGCTACCTGATCTCCGCCCTCGGCCCCTTCGTGGTGGGCCTGCTGCACGACGTCACCGGCGGGTGGACGTGGCCGGTGCTGGCCATGCTGGTCATGGTCGTCCCGCTGACGGTGCTGGGGCTGCTGGCCTGCCGGCCGGGCACGCTCGAGGCCGAGCTGCGCACCCGCTCCTGA
- a CDS encoding CPBP family intramembrane glutamic endopeptidase, which translates to MPPQDPVPGQGEVQPQPGGPRDPFPAGPVQQPDLGQAPQGYGQPPQGQPGYGQPPQGQPGYGQPPQGQPGYGQPPQGQPGYGRPGTPVYGQPPQGQPGYGVAPGQGAQVAAPPQWVPAQKPEPLPVEPRAYHHFYRTPAHRWWKPLALVALVVVGFIISSVLVVFVASAIELATGGITAEQLMAGEVPSSPGFFAANNIALALLIPFGMLGQWLVYGQRPRWLSSVEGGVRWRWLLVCAGVVAVIWVVYSVVEVALTGFQLQGTQIALWLTLIVLTTPFQAAGEEYGLRGTLTRAVAAYFPDGRVALVVAMAVSAVVFMFLHDAQDPWLNIYYLGFAVVASLLTWRTGGLEAAVAFHVINNLIALVLTVLAGQTDSLFEREVGAGSPWMLVGVFLAVVVALVIDRLFVRSSLRRATAPGAPATLPGGEPAVLPGRSS; encoded by the coding sequence ATGCCCCCTCAGGACCCCGTCCCCGGACAGGGCGAGGTCCAGCCCCAGCCGGGCGGGCCGCGAGACCCCTTCCCTGCCGGCCCCGTCCAGCAGCCTGACCTCGGGCAGGCGCCGCAGGGCTACGGGCAGCCGCCCCAGGGTCAGCCGGGCTACGGCCAGCCGCCCCAGGGTCAGCCGGGCTACGGTCAGCCGCCCCAGGGTCAGCCGGGCTACGGCCAGCCCCCTCAGGGTCAGCCGGGGTACGGCCGGCCGGGAACCCCGGTGTACGGCCAGCCGCCGCAGGGCCAGCCGGGCTACGGGGTCGCCCCCGGGCAGGGAGCCCAGGTGGCGGCTCCGCCGCAGTGGGTGCCGGCGCAGAAGCCCGAGCCGCTCCCGGTAGAGCCCCGCGCCTACCACCACTTCTACCGGACCCCGGCGCACCGCTGGTGGAAGCCCCTGGCGCTGGTGGCCCTCGTCGTCGTCGGCTTCATCATCTCCTCGGTCCTGGTGGTCTTCGTGGCCAGCGCCATCGAGCTGGCCACGGGGGGCATCACGGCCGAGCAGCTGATGGCCGGTGAGGTCCCGAGCTCGCCGGGCTTCTTCGCCGCCAACAACATCGCCCTGGCGCTGCTGATCCCCTTCGGCATGCTCGGCCAGTGGTTGGTCTACGGGCAGCGGCCGCGCTGGCTGTCCTCGGTCGAGGGTGGCGTCCGGTGGCGCTGGTTGCTCGTCTGCGCCGGCGTCGTGGCCGTCATCTGGGTGGTCTACTCCGTGGTCGAGGTCGCCCTCACCGGCTTCCAGCTGCAGGGCACCCAGATCGCGCTCTGGCTGACGCTGATCGTGCTGACCACGCCCTTCCAGGCCGCGGGGGAGGAGTACGGCCTGCGCGGCACCCTGACCCGCGCGGTCGCGGCCTACTTCCCCGACGGGCGCGTCGCGCTGGTGGTGGCGATGGCGGTCTCGGCGGTCGTCTTCATGTTCCTGCACGACGCCCAGGACCCGTGGCTGAACATCTACTACCTCGGCTTCGCGGTGGTGGCCTCGTTGCTGACCTGGCGCACCGGCGGGCTGGAGGCCGCGGTGGCCTTCCACGTCATCAACAACCTGATCGCCCTGGTCCTCACCGTGCTCGCCGGCCAGACCGACAGCCTGTTCGAGCGCGAGGTGGGTGCGGGTTCGCCGTGGATGCTGGTCGGGGTGTTCCTGGCCGTCGTCGTGGCTCTGGTGATCGACCGGCTGTTCGTCCGCTCCAGCCTCCGCCGGGCGACCGCCCCCGGTGCGCCGGCCACGCTGCCCGGCGGTGAGCCCGCCGTGCTGCCCGGTCGCTCCTCCTGA